One genomic segment of Rivularia sp. PCC 7116 includes these proteins:
- a CDS encoding ATP-binding sensor histidine kinase: MVIITGYEILEQIYESHNSAVYRGKREEDNQPIILKILKQECLTPLQLTRYKQEYEITCNLEHPGIIKAYDLQQDHFLVMILEDFGGESLRNLLYKRKFNLFESLEIACQITDSLAQIHAAQVIHKDINPSNIVFNPVSKQLKIIDFGISTKLGSEHTVLSSPNALEGTLAYISPEQTGRMNRSLDYRTDFYSLGVTLYELFTSQLPFTGDDAMELIHCHLAKQPVSPHEISYKVPRMVSQIVMKLMAKTAEERYQSVWGIKADLETCLEQLKNYNCIIDFDLAKEDISSQFHIPQKLYGREQETSILLSAFERVINVVSKTEMVAVTGYSGIGKSALVKEIYRPITRQKGYFISGKFDQFQRNIPYSAVVKAFRGLVKQLLSEPLLQLQEWKQKLLSAIQPNAQIIIDVIPEIELIIGRQPAVEDLKGSEAQNRFNSVFKSFIRVFCQAEHPLVLFLDDLQWADSASLQFIELMMTDDKMHHLLFIGAYRDNEVDANHPLIILLEKLNISIPTHQIKLTPLNQKNITSLIADTLHRDIKDVASLAKLVASKTDGNPFFVNQFIYNLHSEKLIYFHVSQGIQKPRWEWDISQIEEMDITDNVVELMISKLIRLPKPTQQVLRLAACIGNRFTLNTLAIVSELTPIAAFQNLAIAIQQGFILPTSGLEFLSGEMLSSQLVINNFKFLHDRVQQAAYSLIAEYEKQAVHLQIGWLLYSNFSSQEQLDHIFELVDHLNSGRELIINDGEKIELVKLNLSAAKKAKDAIAYDAARSYLYICKEELPLDSWFRFYELTLDIYKQLAEVEYLNGDFASSEYLINRIIEKANNPVEKADIHNLLVLQFTLQGKLNEAIEAGKNGLQYLGFDLPKTNLDEALEIATTKANKLLQGKEVASLINLPDMTQPDKIIALRLLNNIDVPCYLTNQKLYSIAIIKMLNLSLEYGNLAESTKGYVLFGLLLGAVWGEYQRGYEFGKLAINVSQKYRNLNQECKTCMILATSIVFWVKHIRHTHEISHTGYQASIESGDLQYSGYILSSQLINNLYADVSIEKSIDEANNCLQFVNKNTNIFARDTILAAKLCLCNLNGETKELSEFDSPELSESEYLQSCWQRQSYMPLFNYYTFKSFVLYLYNKPVEALEVVIEAEKLKEFGISTITVAEQNFHQSLILTALYSSATFAEQKQYWHQLERNQKQMKIWADNCEANFLHKYLIIEAEIARISGNKLEAMELYDLAIASAKTHDFIQNEALANELAAKFWLGMNKEDFAQIYIRKAYNAYQAWGAKHKVADLESQYSFWLNPRLIKITDNLNPKNNNYQTTINQNSTTTNFGESLDMETVFKVSQTISNEIMLAKLIEKLMKTVIENAGAQTGCLIFINNGELVIESVINADGEVEIQHSIPITAFKNLPISVINYVARTQKNVLLDEVNQREEFANDFYFINEQPKSLLCIPILHQGKLIAILYLENNLTTAAFPPQRLQLLKLICSQAAISIKNATLYSTLEQKVTERTKQLSQAIENLQEAQKQLVESEKMAALGSLVAGVAHEINTPVGTSITAASTLKDETTIFNDAVAGGALKRSSLNNYLEIASESTDLILNNLNRASDLIQSFKQVAVDSSNLEKRKFAIKPYIQEILNSLAPKFKHTALTCKVEGENHVEIDTYPGAVAQIVTNLVMNSLKHAYQSGEKGQLHFQIKQQQDVVLIEYSDDGCGIPSENLTKIFEPFFTTARNEGGTGLGLHIVYNLVTQKLQGKIDVKSEVDLGTIFIIALPLVCLVKRTEKQ; encoded by the coding sequence CAATCCTGTAAGTAAGCAACTGAAAATTATTGATTTTGGAATTTCCACAAAGTTGGGAAGCGAACATACAGTTTTATCTAGTCCGAATGCTTTAGAGGGAACTTTAGCATATATTTCTCCCGAACAAACAGGAAGGATGAATCGTTCTTTAGATTACCGCACTGATTTTTACTCTTTGGGGGTAACTTTATATGAGTTATTTACCAGCCAATTACCTTTTACGGGTGATGATGCGATGGAATTAATTCATTGTCATCTAGCTAAACAACCTGTTTCTCCTCATGAAATCAGTTATAAAGTTCCTCGGATGGTTTCACAGATTGTGATGAAGCTGATGGCAAAAACGGCTGAAGAGCGCTATCAAAGTGTATGGGGAATTAAAGCCGATTTAGAAACTTGTTTGGAGCAATTAAAAAATTATAATTGCATTATTGATTTTGATTTGGCTAAAGAAGATATTTCGTCACAGTTTCATATTCCTCAAAAGCTTTACGGTAGAGAGCAAGAAACTTCGATTTTGTTAAGTGCATTTGAAAGAGTTATCAATGTGGTTAGTAAAACCGAAATGGTTGCTGTAACTGGCTATTCTGGGATTGGAAAATCTGCTTTAGTAAAGGAAATTTATCGCCCAATTACTCGTCAAAAAGGTTATTTTATTTCTGGTAAATTCGACCAGTTTCAACGAAATATTCCCTATTCTGCGGTTGTCAAAGCTTTCAGAGGGTTAGTAAAACAGCTGCTCAGCGAACCGCTATTACAGCTACAGGAATGGAAGCAAAAGTTATTATCTGCTATTCAACCAAATGCTCAAATTATTATCGATGTAATTCCAGAAATTGAGTTAATTATTGGTAGACAACCAGCGGTAGAAGATTTAAAAGGCAGTGAAGCTCAAAATCGTTTTAATTCAGTATTCAAAAGTTTTATTCGCGTATTTTGTCAAGCAGAACATCCATTAGTTTTATTTCTAGATGATTTGCAATGGGCTGATTCGGCAAGTTTACAGTTCATAGAATTAATGATGACTGATGACAAAATGCATCATCTATTATTTATTGGTGCGTATCGGGATAATGAAGTTGATGCGAATCATCCTTTAATTATTTTGCTGGAAAAATTAAATATCAGTATACCTACTCATCAAATTAAATTAACACCCCTTAATCAAAAGAATATTACCAGTTTAATCGCCGATACTCTGCATAGAGATATTAAGGATGTCGCATCTTTAGCAAAATTAGTTGCTTCTAAAACAGATGGCAATCCGTTCTTTGTCAATCAATTTATTTATAATTTACATTCCGAAAAATTAATTTATTTCCATGTATCGCAAGGTATACAAAAGCCTAGATGGGAATGGGATATTTCTCAAATAGAAGAGATGGATATCACCGATAACGTTGTAGAGTTGATGATATCCAAACTTATTAGATTACCAAAACCTACCCAGCAGGTATTACGTTTAGCAGCCTGCATCGGCAATCGCTTCACCTTGAATACTCTAGCAATTGTCAGCGAGCTTACACCAATCGCAGCTTTCCAAAACTTGGCGATCGCGATTCAACAAGGTTTTATATTACCTACTTCTGGATTGGAATTTCTTAGCGGAGAAATGCTAAGCTCGCAACTCGTAATTAATAATTTTAAATTTTTACACGATAGAGTTCAACAAGCTGCTTATTCTTTAATTGCGGAATATGAAAAACAAGCAGTTCATTTACAAATCGGCTGGTTGCTATATTCTAATTTTTCCTCGCAAGAACAATTAGACCATATTTTTGAATTGGTAGACCATTTAAATTCAGGTAGAGAATTAATTATCAATGATGGCGAGAAAATTGAACTCGTTAAATTGAATTTATCTGCTGCAAAAAAAGCCAAAGATGCAATTGCTTATGACGCTGCTAGAAGTTATTTATATATTTGTAAGGAAGAATTACCATTAGATAGCTGGTTTAGATTCTACGAACTAACTTTAGATATCTACAAACAGCTTGCAGAAGTTGAATATTTAAACGGTGATTTCGCCAGTTCGGAATATTTAATCAATCGAATCATTGAAAAAGCAAATAACCCTGTAGAAAAAGCAGATATTCACAACTTATTGGTTCTTCAGTTTACGTTACAGGGTAAGTTAAATGAAGCTATTGAAGCAGGTAAAAACGGACTGCAATATCTGGGATTTGACTTACCGAAAACTAATTTAGATGAAGCGTTAGAAATTGCAACTACCAAAGCTAATAAACTTCTTCAGGGGAAAGAAGTTGCTTCATTGATAAATCTACCAGATATGACGCAACCCGACAAAATTATAGCTCTTAGGTTATTAAATAATATTGACGTACCTTGCTATTTAACAAACCAAAAACTTTACAGTATAGCAATCATAAAAATGTTAAATTTATCTTTAGAATATGGTAATTTAGCAGAATCAACAAAAGGGTATGTACTTTTTGGTCTACTATTAGGAGCAGTTTGGGGAGAGTATCAAAGAGGTTATGAATTTGGAAAACTAGCTATTAATGTTAGTCAAAAATATCGCAATTTGAATCAAGAATGTAAAACTTGTATGATTTTAGCTACCTCTATAGTTTTTTGGGTAAAACACATCAGACATACTCATGAAATTAGTCATACAGGATATCAAGCTAGTATAGAATCTGGTGATTTACAATATTCTGGTTATATATTATCTTCTCAGCTAATTAACAATTTATATGCAGATGTAAGTATTGAAAAATCTATTGACGAAGCGAATAACTGTTTGCAATTTGTCAATAAAAACACAAATATATTTGCGCGTGATACTATTTTAGCTGCGAAATTATGTTTATGTAATCTAAATGGAGAAACGAAAGAATTATCTGAATTTGATAGTCCGGAATTAAGCGAATCAGAATATCTTCAAAGCTGCTGGCAAAGACAAAGCTATATGCCTTTGTTTAATTACTATACTTTTAAATCTTTTGTACTTTACCTTTATAATAAACCAGTTGAAGCTTTAGAAGTAGTAATTGAAGCAGAAAAATTAAAAGAATTTGGTATTAGTACGATTACTGTTGCCGAGCAAAATTTTCACCAATCTCTAATATTAACCGCATTATATTCTTCTGCGACTTTTGCCGAACAAAAGCAATATTGGCATCAATTAGAACGCAATCAAAAGCAAATGAAAATATGGGCTGACAATTGCGAGGCAAATTTTTTACATAAGTATTTAATTATAGAAGCGGAAATAGCGCGAATTTCTGGGAATAAATTAGAAGCAATGGAGCTATACGATTTAGCAATTGCTTCTGCAAAAACTCATGATTTTATTCAAAATGAAGCTTTAGCTAACGAATTAGCAGCTAAGTTTTGGTTGGGAATGAATAAAGAAGATTTTGCTCAAATTTATATCCGCAAAGCGTACAATGCCTATCAAGCTTGGGGTGCTAAACATAAGGTAGCAGATTTGGAAAGTCAGTATTCTTTCTGGTTGAACCCTAGATTGATAAAAATCACGGATAATCTAAATCCTAAGAATAACAATTATCAAACAACCATAAATCAAAATTCGACTACCACTAATTTTGGAGAGTCGTTAGATATGGAAACTGTTTTCAAAGTTTCTCAAACTATTTCTAATGAAATAATGTTAGCTAAATTAATTGAAAAATTAATGAAAACCGTAATTGAAAATGCAGGAGCGCAAACAGGATGCTTAATTTTTATTAACAATGGGGAATTAGTTATCGAAAGCGTAATCAATGCAGATGGAGAAGTGGAGATACAACATTCTATTCCCATCACAGCTTTCAAAAATTTACCAATTTCAGTTATTAATTATGTTGCTAGAACCCAAAAGAATGTTTTACTTGATGAGGTAAATCAGAGAGAAGAATTTGCTAATGACTTTTATTTTATAAATGAACAACCCAAATCTTTACTATGTATTCCAATTCTCCATCAAGGTAAATTGATTGCTATTCTTTATTTAGAAAATAATCTAACTACCGCAGCTTTTCCCCCACAACGTTTACAATTACTCAAACTTATTTGTTCTCAAGCAGCTATTTCTATTAAAAACGCAACTCTTTACAGCACTTTAGAACAAAAAGTAACAGAGCGCACTAAACAACTTTCTCAAGCTATAGAAAATTTACAAGAGGCTCAAAAACAACTTGTAGAATCAGAAAAAATGGCTGCATTAGGTAGTCTGGTTGCTGGAGTTGCTCACGAAATCAATACTCCGGTGGGTACCAGCATTACTGCTGCTTCTACTTTGAAAGATGAAACCACTATTTTTAACGATGCCGTCGCTGGAGGTGCATTAAAACGTTCATCCTTAAATAATTATCTCGAAATCGCCAGCGAAAGTACTGATTTAATTTTGAATAACCTCAATCGCGCTTCAGATTTGATTCAAAGTTTTAAACAAGTCGCCGTTGATTCTTCAAATTTAGAAAAACGCAAATTCGCTATAAAACCATATATCCAAGAAATTTTAAATAGTTTAGCACCCAAATTCAAACATACCGCTCTTACCTGTAAGGTAGAAGGTGAAAATCATGTTGAAATAGATACTTATCCCGGTGCTGTTGCTCAAATCGTCACAAACTTAGTAATGAATTCTTTGAAGCACGCTTATCAATCGGGAGAAAAAGGGCAGCTACATTTTCAAATCAAGCAACAGCAAGATGTAGTTTTGATTGAGTACAGCGATGATGGTTGTGGCATTCCCTCAGAAAATTTAACTAAAATCTTTGAACCTTTCTTTACCACCGCCAGAAACGAAGGCGGTACCGGATTGGGATTGCATATAGTCTATAACCTAGTGACTCAAAAACTTCAAGGCAAAATTGATGTTAAAAGCGAAGTGGATTTGGGAACAATATTTATAATCGCATTACCTTTGGTTTGCTTGGTAAAAAGGACTGAGAAACAGTAA
- a CDS encoding ATP-binding protein, whose product MTLDNNLKLSETDDDILFFEEEATDNITVNTSSEAVWKVLIVDDEPTVHQVTKLALKNLTFEGKPIIFYSGYSSQEGKKLIAENPDTALILLDVVMDSNDAGLQVVEYIRKELENKRVRIILRTGQPGDAPEESVITNYDINDYKLKVELTRQKLITSTIAALRSYRDILTIEEQAVQLSETLKTLQNTQLQLVQSEKMSALGNLVAGIAHEINNPIGFVAGNLKMAKEYVGDLFSLIDLYQQHYPNPQPEIESEIEAIDLEYLRDDLPKLFNSLKIGSERIRNISTSLRTFSRADTEHKIPFNIHEGIDSTILILQHRLKADESHPVIKVIKNYGDLPLIECYSGQLNQVFMNLLANAIDALEEYNVGKSFEEIEAHSNQIIITTTLTPDKTTAIIKIADNGLGIPEAVQQRIFENLFTTKAVGKGTGLGLSIAREIIVDKHKGNLTFNSEIGKGTEFVIQIPVKSVSSEQ is encoded by the coding sequence ATGACGCTCGACAACAACCTGAAGTTATCTGAAACCGACGATGATATTTTATTCTTCGAGGAAGAAGCAACTGATAATATTACTGTAAATACATCTTCAGAAGCTGTCTGGAAAGTTTTAATAGTGGATGATGAACCTACAGTACATCAAGTCACTAAATTAGCTTTAAAAAATTTGACTTTTGAGGGTAAGCCGATTATTTTTTATTCGGGTTATTCCAGTCAAGAAGGAAAGAAATTAATTGCCGAAAATCCTGATACTGCTTTAATTTTATTAGATGTAGTTATGGATAGTAATGACGCTGGTTTACAGGTAGTTGAGTATATTCGTAAAGAATTAGAAAATAAGCGAGTGCGAATTATTTTACGTACCGGGCAACCGGGGGATGCGCCAGAAGAATCGGTAATTACAAACTATGATATTAACGATTATAAACTGAAAGTTGAGCTTACCAGACAAAAATTAATTACTTCAACTATTGCCGCTTTACGTTCCTACCGCGATATTCTGACTATTGAGGAACAAGCAGTACAATTGAGCGAAACTTTAAAAACTTTGCAAAATACTCAACTTCAATTAGTGCAAAGTGAAAAAATGTCTGCTTTAGGTAATTTAGTAGCAGGAATTGCCCATGAGATTAATAACCCTATTGGGTTTGTTGCGGGGAATTTAAAAATGGCGAAGGAATATGTAGGTGATTTATTCAGTCTTATTGATTTATATCAACAACATTATCCAAATCCACAGCCAGAAATAGAGTCAGAAATTGAAGCAATAGACTTAGAATATTTGCGGGATGATTTACCCAAACTATTTAATTCTTTAAAAATTGGTTCCGAACGTATTCGCAATATTAGTACGAGTTTACGTACTTTTTCTAGGGCAGACACCGAACATAAAATACCATTTAATATTCACGAAGGTATTGATAGCACTATTTTGATTCTCCAACATCGTTTAAAAGCGGACGAATCACATCCTGTAATTAAGGTGATTAAAAATTATGGCGATTTACCTTTAATTGAGTGTTATTCAGGACAACTCAATCAGGTATTTATGAATTTGTTAGCTAATGCAATTGATGCTTTAGAAGAATATAACGTCGGAAAAAGCTTCGAGGAAATTGAAGCTCATTCTAATCAAATCATTATTACCACAACTTTAACTCCAGACAAGACAACTGCCATAATCAAAATTGCTGATAACGGTTTAGGAATTCCTGAAGCAGTTCAGCAAAGAATTTTTGAAAATTTATTTACGACTAAAGCTGTAGGAAAAGGTACGGGTTTGGGTTTATCAATTGCTCGTGAAATCATTGTAGACAAGCATAAAGGTAATTTAACTTTTAATTCTGAAATTGGTAAAGGAACTGAATTTGTAATTCAGATTCCGGTTAAATCAGTGAGCAGTGAACAGTGA
- a CDS encoding amidohydrolase, with protein sequence MNFTIQNVLIPTEDDYATVDVQIQDGKIAEVSSGLDVIGEAIDGTNKLLLPGFVNAHTHSSEMWQRGIMSIYPLELWLAELYDFAPLDTEQVYLTALGTAVETLLSGGTTVVDHLVLIPGKELETITVAVEAYRKIGIRAVVAPLIQDESLTAGMPSGESEVSHEDYFRSTQATLEIMESAIKQFHKPEDGIYIALAPTGIQLCSDALFKGCIELSDKYNLCRHSHLLETKAQEKLAQEKYGCTAVEHLQTINYLNHRTSLAHCVHLTDKDISILAETKSTVVHNPLSNLRLGSGIAPILKYRQAGVNISFGCDGASSNDSQDLLEAIKIGSILHNVTDLDYQHWITPRQSIEMASLGGAKGLNLGEEVGSLTLGKKADLVMYDLTSLSLLPRTDPVGLLVLGRPTNVVDSVWVNGNLIVADGTVKNINLDNLKQELFKHSQWQTKRKSKTVKEIEAHYRKVMGL encoded by the coding sequence TGAAGCGATTGACGGTACAAATAAGCTGCTATTGCCGGGATTTGTTAATGCTCACACTCACTCTTCGGAAATGTGGCAGCGAGGGATAATGTCAATTTATCCGTTGGAGTTATGGTTAGCCGAACTTTATGATTTTGCACCTCTGGATACGGAACAGGTTTATTTGACTGCTTTGGGTACTGCTGTCGAAACTTTATTATCTGGTGGTACGACTGTAGTGGATCATTTAGTTTTGATTCCGGGAAAAGAGCTTGAAACTATTACCGTAGCAGTTGAAGCTTATCGAAAAATTGGTATTCGCGCAGTTGTAGCGCCTTTAATTCAAGATGAATCTCTTACTGCCGGGATGCCTTCAGGAGAATCGGAAGTGAGTCATGAAGATTATTTTCGTTCGACTCAAGCCACTTTGGAGATTATGGAATCGGCGATAAAGCAGTTTCATAAACCGGAAGACGGGATTTATATAGCTTTAGCACCTACGGGAATTCAACTTTGCAGCGATGCTTTATTTAAAGGATGTATTGAATTAAGCGATAAATACAATCTTTGCCGTCATTCTCATTTATTAGAAACCAAAGCCCAGGAAAAGTTAGCTCAAGAAAAGTATGGCTGTACTGCTGTAGAACATTTACAAACAATAAATTATTTAAATCATCGTACTTCTTTGGCGCATTGCGTGCATTTAACAGATAAAGATATTAGTATTCTTGCGGAAACTAAATCTACAGTAGTTCATAATCCTTTGAGTAATTTACGTTTGGGAAGTGGAATTGCGCCAATTTTAAAATACCGTCAAGCAGGGGTAAATATATCTTTTGGTTGCGATGGTGCATCCAGTAATGATTCCCAAGATTTATTAGAAGCGATTAAAATCGGTTCAATTTTACATAACGTTACTGATTTAGACTATCAGCATTGGATTACACCCAGACAATCAATAGAAATGGCATCATTAGGTGGAGCAAAAGGACTTAATTTAGGGGAAGAAGTTGGTTCTTTAACTCTGGGTAAAAAAGCTGATTTAGTTATGTATGATTTGACAAGTTTATCCTTATTACCTCGTACAGATCCAGTAGGTTTATTAGTATTAGGAAGACCTACAAATGTCGTTGATAGCGTTTGGGTAAACGGAAACTTGATAGTAGCAGATGGTACAGTGAAAAATATTAATCTTGATAACTTAAAGCAAGAATTATTTAAACATAGTCAATGGCAAACCAAGCGTAAATCAAAAACTGTTAAAGAAATTGAAGCTCATTATCGTAAAGTAATGGGACTTTGA